ctCAAATCCACGTGCATGGATGCTGTCAACGCCAAAAAAAGTGACGCAACTTCCGGGTTCTTCATGGTGGCGTTCAGGTCCGCGGTGCTTCACTGTGCAGGGAGGCTGGTTctgtgtccgtctgtgtgtcACCTGTCAAATCCTCAAGTATGTAGGTAAGAGGAGATCAAGTAAAAACACTGCTCGACTAGTTTGACTTTTAGTGTCTGTCCCCTCTGCTGCAGTCATTCTCTCCAGCTGTGGATTATTTACATGTTGTCTTGTCTTTTTAAAGTCAGTTTATAGGATCTTTTaggtaaataataataatacttaataatagtaatgaatTGAACACACTTCACATTGGTTAAAAATAGAGGAAGCAAATAAGAAATATACATCATTAATTACGCATTGAAGGCATTTCTGAAAAGGTGGATTTTAAGTTATATTTTGAAGGTGTAAAGTTCGGTGcagtctctttctctgtcgCTCACTATGACGAGTCAAAACGTATGTTTTGAAGAAAAGTGTCAATTAGGAAATGTCATTTATGAATATGGAAATCTACAAATGTCACTGTTTTCCTGGAATGCTCCAGCATGCCCTGTGAAGCGCAGCCTCGGTTCCTGGTTCTGTACGGGTCTCAGAAGGGTCAAGCTCAGTCCATAGCAGAGGGGATAGCGGAGGAGGCCCAGGACCATGGACTGGGAGCTGAGCTCAGCTGCTTGAGTGAGAATGAGAAGGTAACTTTTCCTTGAAGCACAGTTTGTTAAGCCCATCTTTCACTGCATGGCTAAAGATGCACAGTAACATCTTCATAAAAGTGATATTGCCTGATGATTTGTAAGAATATTTATCTAATATGTTTTCATATGGACTGTGGAAACAGAAGTCATTGATTAATCATATGGTTCCAGTACAATTTGGAGAAGGAGAATGCCCCCGTGGTCTTTATTCTGTCTACTACTGGAGACGGGGAGCCGCCAGACAATGCCCTGCAATTTGTAAAGCGCATCAAGAAGAAGACTCTCTCCACTGACCACTATAAACACCTTTGCTATGCACTTTTAGGTAAATTCTATCAAGCAGTATGAGGGTCTGCACTAGCTCTCTTTGCAGCTCGTACGTCAAAATGCTCAATATATTTGTGTAAACCATTCTTCACTATCTGAACAGTTTCTGGCTTgagacatcttcatctgtttcCCTCTTTCTGCTCCAGCTTTAGGAGACACAAACTATGCAAATTTCTGCAACTGTGGGAAAACAGTTGAGCGTCGTCTACAGGAACTTGGAGCCACACAATTCTATGCTGCAGGATATGCAGATGATGGTGTAGGGTAAGTTCTGCAGGGAACTTAAGTGTGGACCTCCAGTTTTCTCCTTTAACTTACCCACATTTGTATTATCATCTTATCTGTCTCTTCTTTTGACTACTCTGCTGTCATTTATCATCTTCTAAACTTTGCTCTCTCCAGTCTGGAGGTGGTTCTGGACCCCTGGCTTGAAGGACTGTGGAAAGCAATTAAAGGAGCATTATCAATAATGGCTTCTGACAGTAAAGGGGAGTCGAGGGATTTACCAAAGGAAACTCCTGATTCACAGATATCAGACGTCAAACTTGACCTCCTAAGCCTTAGTGATGAACAGAATTGCAAATCACTCACAGCATCTGTAGACTCAGACTCCAAATATGCACCTGTAGCTTCAtcttctgcctctgctgcaaaAAACAGTGATTCAAATCTCAGGGCTACTTCTCCTGGGTCTCGTGGTACCGACAGTGTTTCTGCATCAGCACTGCAGACACAGGCCGGGGCTGCTGAAGTTCCCCATGTTGCATTGGCAGCCTCTCTGACATGCTCCCTGCCCCCGCTGTCAGAGTGTGCTCTTAATGTTCCTGCTCTGCCTCCACCATACCTGGATGTCTCTCTCCAGGATGTGGGCACAATTGAACAGGTGAGGAATGATGCTGCTaataaattttttttattcgtGCCTTAGTTTACTCTTcgtcttattattatttgttttccagattGTTGAACAGCCAAACAAAGAAAGTCTCCACGAGGTTCCCGTAAACAGGGCGGTGCACCTGACCAGTGGAGAGTCAGTCAAGCCGGCCCTTCTCTTAGAGTTGGACATCTCTGTAAGTTTGACCGAATAACGTCAGTggcatttttttaaacctgcagtGTGGATTCAGACAGTTATAGTTGGCAGCTTAAACTGAAGATGCGTCTTCTTTATTCTCAGGCTCAGCCGACGATAGCCTATAAGCCGGGGGATTCGTTTGATGTGTTCTGCCCAAACAGAGccacagaggtggaggagatgcTCCACAGGTTGGGCCTTCACGACCAGAGGAACTGCCATGTCCATGTTTCCCTAAAAAAGGATCATAAGAAAAGAGGTGGGGTTGCATTTTATCATGCTTATGTACACTACTCAACATCACTTATGCACATTTCATATAAATGTCTTTACTTTTCAAAAGGTTTTCGTTTAATTATTGTCATGATCATTTTCGAATGCTCTCTGCTCCCTGGCTGTAGGTGCCCAGGTGCCACCCTACATCCCCCAGAGCATTTCTTTGCAGTACTTGTTCACTTGGTGTCTGGAAATCAGGAGCGTCCCTAAGAAGGTAGAGTACAGTGTGTCCAAACATTGCTCTGCAGCGACTGACTTTGTAAATTGCATCAGCCGAGCCAGCCAACCTGTTCTTTTAGTGTGTCAGAATAATAAGAGGggaggtgttttcttttttatttaagtgtCATGTTTTTTCCAGCCAGTGCAcactgcttttatttgtattgtccAAAGCTTGGGGAGCAGTGTGTTACTCTTCAGGCAGAAGTGCAATTACACTTTGACTGGTTCCCTCGGCACTGGTTTCTTTACTGAGCAAACCTATTGGTACTGAAACAGTCGGTTATGACCCCAAATGTTTGCAGGGGTccatagtttgttttaatgagcTCAGGCGGGACTACGTTTACTTGGTCTTGCTCGAGGCTGAAATAATGATTAAACCTGCCTGAGTTGTGTTTGGACAATAGAGATTAACACATTTGGTGAACATGTAACAtgcaccttgacctttggcgAGTTCACCCAGGTCTCATGTTTCCCTCAGTACCGAGCAGTGTCTACCGCAGAGTCTTTTAATGTgggagtgaatgccgattgtatccatctccattgcagacaaaagccacatgttagtgggttttttgatcAGTGGGAAAGGGGCTTAACTCCCTATGCTCACAGTGGCTGACACGTCCTCCACTCCTTATCCTGTTTCTAATATCCATCTCCCATATTCTTGCTCAACATTGTGTCCTCATCTTGATTATGCAAGTTAAATTgattattcaataaaaaaaaccctgccATATTCTAATGAAATTGAAAACTATTAATTTCCCTCTGGCATGAGCTGCATCAGTAATTCCCTGGCTTTTGTAAACAGTGTGTGCACCAAATGCCAAAATGAAGACaatttgttaaaatgtcaaaatatggCAGCGATCCAGTCGCTcctcaagaaaaacacaatttaaaatattgtgCAGTCTTCAGCACACActtaacataaaaataaaatgttaagcGATAAGATTGAGGGGACTATTATGAAATAATTGTCCAAATGTCCGTGATTATTTTCAACTGTTCAGCCCCAGTCTGAATCGTAACAGCCCCGATCCATCGACTTCCCTGCTGCTTACTTGTATACACTTCTTCTCTCTAGTGTTATTAAACGCCTGCACAGAAATTGattgctgcaggtcagagtgtTGTCTACAGACTTACAAGGCAGTAAAGGCAGTAAGGATTTTATGCCTGCCTATGTAGTCCAAGCAGTTTATCTGTTTTACAAAAGCGTTTACAGCACCTATAATTTTTTAAAAGCCATGATTTTTAGGATAGTGAAATACAATAACCCCAGCAGCCTCTTATACTGAGTACACTACCCAATACTATGTGTAATAGCGTCATATACACGTAGGTATACTTGCACCTGTCTCACCATTTCTACTGAGACAAATGTGAGAATATATCACTCACTCCCTCCAGAGACTCTGACATTTACAGTCACCATCGCTTGACACCAGTCAAATACTGGTGAAGTGCTGGGTCTATTGAATGGATTTGGAAGATGAGGGTAATAATTCTTTGAGTACAAGCAGCCGGAATGTGCTACTGATCTCTGCGTATGTGCACTCGTAAACTATAATGAATCACCGAAACTCTCCAGAAGACTTGGCGCAACAAATATTTAGAGGTTCTCGTTGCTGTATCGGATTGATTAATGGTTTCAGAATGAAGTCGAATAACTCTAAATGTGTAGCAGCtgttgcatttacatttttctcccTGAACCCTTTTTAATCTTGCAATTTAAATAACTGCCTACAGAAAGAATAATAAACAATTATCGATGAAACGTCTCTTAAGCTTCAGCTTGTCTTCTGCAGATTTAACATATGAATTGATTTTGATTAATTAGCCAAAGGATTAAAGGAATGCCTCTATTCATTCCTCCATGGCTTGATAAGCATTTAAAAAGTAAGGGCAGTTTTATGGGGCAGAAAGTGCATTGTGCATATTAAATTGTCTGTATTCCATAACTGAGTTAGTGTCAGGCTGCTCTACCTTTTCATTTACGCAGTAAACGTGCAaggatttacattttatgtgGCCTGTGCACAGTGTGGCACTGACGTTTTTCCtgcacaaaatgtatttactggCTCCTCTTTTTACAGCGGTGAGCGGGCGCCTGAGTAAGCGACTTCACGTgcaatttctctctctgtcaggcgTTTCTACGAGCGCTGGTGGAGCACACGGCAGACGGcgtgcagaggaggagactgCAGGAGCTCTGCAGCAAACAAGGCGCCGCAGATTACAACCTGTACATGAGAGACCCGGGCCTCGGCGTCTCGGAGCTGCTCGCAGCCTTTCCGTCCTGCTCGCCTCCTCTCAGCCTCCTCATAGGTCAGAATCCCTGCTGTCATCTCACACAGTCAATCAGTCATTCAGTCATAAGGTCCAAAAGTCTTGTGTGTCTATATCTATCAGTGGTACTGTGTAAAAACTGTCTGCATCACTTCATtgtgcaaacaaatacaaaatctgATCAAAAATCCCatttatttaggtttttatCATTCGAACTTACTCAATCTTAAAGTTACTCGACAAATCCAGTAACTAATGAGAAATACGAATAAAAACCTATAataataaccctaaccccctaaccctaaccctttttaggatgtttttcatgtgtttaaattttttattttattataatagattcatatttaattaaaagacGGCTTTCATGTCGCTTTAAGTGAATAGGGAATTACAGTGATTGACATGTGAGTGTGATTTCGGCTGCCCCCTGTTCAAGACATCACTGGAATAATTCCCTTCGGAACGAGTCATTTAACTTTTAATGAGACCTCAGGTTATGTCAAGTCTACCATCTGTATTCAGGTGGGTCTGTCTGTTTGGTTAGTTTTAAACCAGTAGGGGTCACTGTAGCCCCAGTTAACAGAGGTTTGTGTGCACTGTTGACAGATAGACTTTGTGAGAGCATTTAATTGCACTGAATAGTCAAGACCCTGTTCATCAGTGGGCTCCCCGAAGGGTAATTTCCTTGTCTCAAGTCCAGTATTTTTTGCTGTGGTTATGATTGTATTATTACAGCTACAAGTAAAGAGCCACTCTCTCAGTTTTTATTATGATCCAACTCCCTGCCAATAAAACCGatcatttattttgctgctgtGTGCAATCTACACCAGCCCGTCTTTGACCCTTTGAGCCAGCTGTTGGTGTAAAACTAACATTTTCTCTCAGCTCATTAGGACAGTTGGCCGCTCCTTCACGATAGATCTAATAAGATTTGACTGAAACTTACCAGACAGTGAAATTAGttggctgcagcttcacataCAACTTGAACCGTCCTCTaaaagcagctgtgtcacagctCTCGGCCCCACCCCAATGTCAGTTATTTTCGGCCTTTACTTGCCAACCACAGCACCTTTTCCGGTGGTGAGCCGATGCAGAAATTGGCAAATCGGGCCAATAGTGCCCTCGTGAAAAATATGCATTCGGAGGCCCTTCAGGGCAACAGCTGTTACTTTCGGGGACACGGGCCGTTTACTGGTGAGCCGCTGAGCTGAGCAAGGACACAAAGCGCACAGACTCGGCCTGGGTCGTAGGTTAATGGTCAACTCTGACTCAGAGTGTCAGAGTTAAAGTATACCGCTGCATTTTTTTGCACAGTTGTCGGTTCATTAGCCCGACCGAGGGGAAGGTGTTTGCTGATCAGAGTTTATGCTGTGATACACTGACGATAAATAATGAGGAGAGATATGTGGAGGTCCAGATGTCTCTGTCGGCTGAGTGCAGACGGGGTCTAAAAGTAAATGCTTGGTGTGAACCGAGAAGGATACCTGCCTCTCACAGTCAGCTCTCCTGTTATATGCTCCATTGTTTCATATCGTgtgtcagataaaaaaaaagtttggggTCATAGCCTCCGGGAACTGAACGCTGTCCATGAGCATCTTTTTTCAATTTACTTTACTGCAGGGCTCAAATAAAATTGTACCAGGGTGCAggtttattctttcttttttttatttctttgtgacCTGTGGAAGAAAGTAAACTTAACTGAAGTAAAGTAAAGAGAATATGTCTGTATCTCAAGAGGCTGgagctctttctctctccagagaagcatgacatttaaaatgaagtttCCTGGTCACATAGAATGTACCGCATATCACAAATCCCCctttaaagaaatatttaaaatataataaaatacctgggaaaacattttaaatggttttgGGAAAAGCATGAGCTAGCAGCTTCTTTTCTAAGAACTTGAATTTAGCATTTGAAAGTAGTGGAAAAATAGTAAAAAAGAGCAAAACCTTCCCACAGAAAATTCATCCTCATGCTTTAATGCTAACAACCTCCTTAATTTcatctgcagccaaagaaaCTATCCATATATCTTAAGATTTATAACTTCTATGCTCAACCACATTGCTAtctcatttcccccccccactaAAATGTTGCCTCTGCATATATATTCTGACACAGAGACTTTTGAGATGGAATAGATTATAACACTGTGCAGTATGATCGATGATACCCCCTGAAAATGATCATCTCTGAAAAACATTGCGGGGGAACCCTGGGACTGTATTTtttggaactttttttttttcccccccgttgtgaaatacatattttcagaTGTATCCTCAAGCCACTTACTGCGATAAAGAAACGGTTTTGCGCTTTAAAAGTGATCTATTCTTTGTATCCAGCAGCGGTACGATGATGGTGCAGTGATGTGAGATGATGGATTGATTGTCCTCCGTTCGAGACATGTACTGTCTCTCTGTGAAAGAACTGGAGCGCCGTGCGGCTGCAGCAGATCGTGTTAACGTGCATGATGCAGCCATTCGCTGAGAGGGGTTCTCGCTGAAGGATTGCAGAATATGTTGTATGTGATGATTGTCCAGAAACGATAAGAAAAGTCCAGAAACGTATTTTCTGCCCCTTTTTTCGAAACTTTGAAATcgtgaagtttttttttttttgtccattctGCTGCAGCTTAGTGATGTTTATTTATGAAGATTTATTTACAAATGACTCACTGTGGGTTGGATCTACAGAACAAGCATATTGATTATATCAAAGCGAGGCCAGCCTGTAATCTTAGCTCTCTGAGTCAAAGTTGCCTGTCCATCCAGTCCAACATCTTTTAAAGTTTGTCTTTCTCAGTGGGGCAGAGGCGATGAGGATCTACAACATAAGTTTGTGTCgtgtgaaaaacattttggtttAAATACATCCTGCAAAGAAAAGCCTGAAGAACTGGGTGGAATTAAACAGCATTAACTTTCCGATGCTAAGACATCTTGGTCTCCCTGAAACTTCCTCCAGCAGATTTTCTTTCCATCAGCCTTAATCAAACATATCAACAAGAAGAGGAATCTTCTTGTAGtacatatacaaacaaaatgaacacactATCCATATACATACTTCTGTATTCCCTCGAGATACCATATGTTTATTTGCACAGCTTCAAACAAGTTGTACTGCGAATAGCGGAAGAAACGAAGAGCTTTAAGCC
This portion of the Hippoglossus stenolepis isolate QCI-W04-F060 chromosome 19, HSTE1.2, whole genome shotgun sequence genome encodes:
- the mtrr gene encoding methionine synthase reductase, which codes for MPCEAQPRFLVLYGSQKGQAQSIAEGIAEEAQDHGLGAELSCLSENEKYNLEKENAPVVFILSTTGDGEPPDNALQFVKRIKKKTLSTDHYKHLCYALLALGDTNYANFCNCGKTVERRLQELGATQFYAAGYADDGVGLEVVLDPWLEGLWKAIKGALSIMASDSKGESRDLPKETPDSQISDVKLDLLSLSDEQNCKSLTASVDSDSKYAPVASSSASAAKNSDSNLRATSPGSRGTDSVSASALQTQAGAAEVPHVALAASLTCSLPPLSECALNVPALPPPYLDVSLQDVGTIEQIVEQPNKESLHEVPVNRAVHLTSGESVKPALLLELDISAQPTIAYKPGDSFDVFCPNRATEVEEMLHRLGLHDQRNCHVHVSLKKDHKKRGAQVPPYIPQSISLQYLFTWCLEIRSVPKKAFLRALVEHTADGVQRRRLQELCSKQGAADYNLYMRDPGLGVSELLAAFPSCSPPLSLLIEHVPRLQPRPYSAASSCLKHPGKLHFVFNVVEFPACFGRPAGRRGLCTGWLFDLINRGLVFPERVERSGSPALPKIHVSLRPNCSFRPPSDLSLPFIMVGPGTGVAPFIGFLQQRERERQANPEAAFGETWLFFGCRHRDGDYLFREELEGFVTSGVLNHLKVCFSRDDPEQEEQKEVATSVARPRYVQHNLLLNSRDVTEILLKRNGYLYVCGDAKNMAKDVNDTLMEMVRAELQVDQLEAMKRLAGLREEKRYLQDIWG